The Methanolacinia petrolearia DSM 11571 genome has a segment encoding these proteins:
- a CDS encoding serpin family protein, which produces MKHLKPTAITAIFLVILCTFLAGCTGTPDSAGTETATPTPVQNVTETGSAVESVVDANDMFAFDIYKKLASEESKDDNLFLSPFSISSALALTYEGAKGETADQIKSVFYFPENIDTLRCGYQDVNAGINAGDPDYELSIANALWAEETYPFLEDYINTAETYYSANTTNLDFINQPEESRVTINDWVAGKTNNKIEDLIPEGMIDSMTRLVITNAIYFKGTWVLQFDKNMTTEADFTTPSGETVTVEMMQRTDDDAIYGYSETDDLQVLEMPYENESGKKLSMIVLLPKENDLKAAEDVLTEDKFKEITGSIESQQVKVYFPKFKLETEYQLSDTLSEMGMPVAFTGSADFSGMDGTTGLSISDVVHKAYVEVNEEGTEAAAATAVVMRLTAVAGEDITPVFVADHPFIFMIQDDETGNILFIGRISNPSSA; this is translated from the coding sequence ATGAAGCACCTTAAACCGACGGCCATAACGGCCATTTTTCTGGTAATTCTGTGTACTTTTTTGGCAGGATGCACCGGAACACCCGATTCTGCAGGGACAGAGACGGCAACGCCCACTCCGGTACAGAATGTAACCGAAACAGGTTCGGCAGTCGAAAGCGTAGTCGATGCAAACGACATGTTCGCATTCGACATCTATAAGAAACTGGCATCAGAAGAAAGCAAGGACGACAATCTCTTCCTGTCGCCGTTCAGCATATCGTCGGCACTTGCCCTGACATACGAAGGGGCGAAGGGGGAGACGGCAGACCAGATTAAGTCGGTCTTCTACTTCCCTGAAAATATCGACACCCTGAGATGTGGCTACCAGGACGTAAATGCCGGAATAAACGCAGGCGATCCCGATTATGAACTCAGCATCGCAAATGCACTCTGGGCCGAAGAGACCTACCCTTTCCTAGAGGACTACATCAATACGGCCGAGACGTACTACTCGGCCAATACTACAAACCTCGACTTCATAAACCAGCCCGAAGAGTCCCGTGTTACCATAAACGACTGGGTCGCAGGGAAGACGAACAACAAGATCGAAGACCTGATCCCTGAGGGAATGATCGATTCGATGACAAGGCTCGTCATAACGAATGCAATCTACTTTAAGGGTACATGGGTTCTCCAGTTCGATAAGAACATGACGACGGAGGCGGACTTTACGACACCGTCCGGCGAAACAGTCACAGTAGAAATGATGCAGAGAACGGACGATGACGCAATTTACGGCTATTCTGAAACCGACGACCTCCAGGTACTTGAGATGCCATACGAGAATGAAAGCGGAAAGAAACTCTCGATGATCGTCCTTCTCCCGAAGGAGAACGACCTGAAGGCGGCAGAAGATGTTCTGACCGAAGACAAGTTTAAAGAGATAACCGGTTCGATAGAATCGCAGCAGGTGAAGGTATACTTCCCCAAGTTCAAACTCGAAACGGAATACCAGCTCTCAGACACCTTAAGCGAAATGGGAATGCCGGTGGCGTTCACGGGCTCGGCCGACTTTTCCGGCATGGACGGAACAACAGGCCTGTCTATCAGCGATGTAGTCCATAAGGCATATGTCGAGGTGAACGAGGAAGGAACGGAAGCTGCAGCTGCTACAGCTGTTGTAATGAGACTCACTGCAGTGGCAGGTGAAGATATTACCCCGGTCTTTGTTGCGGATCACCCGTTCATCTTCATGATACAGGACGACGAAACAGGAAATATCCTGTTTATCGGAAGGATCTCAAACCCGTCTTCAGCCTGA
- the corA gene encoding magnesium/cobalt transporter CorA: MRTAERSKIAKLSDKSGLPPGTPVYTGERSPDETKIRIFLYTEENYEEKTVLNLDELKDFSAKTGSKWVIITGLANTQLINDICEFYGMHPLTTEDILNTHQRPKIESFDDYIYIVIKVILPMEDEGIYSEQASIILFKDTIITFLENDDRIFEPLIRRLTASKGRLRKNGNDYLFYAIIDSVVDEYFEIFEIIGERLERIEDSVIISPEPEILEDIYSVRRDLIWLRKSIWPLRDVVAQLSRGEYYLISDNTEIFLRDVHDHLSQISETLETYRDLAAGLLDLYLSGVSNRMNEVMKVLTIIATIFIPLTFIAGLYGMNFSYMPELNHPYAYPGVLLIMLAIAVAMLIYFRKKRWL, translated from the coding sequence ATGAGAACGGCTGAAAGATCTAAAATCGCAAAATTATCGGATAAAAGCGGTCTTCCTCCCGGAACTCCGGTATATACAGGAGAAAGGTCGCCGGACGAGACAAAAATCAGGATCTTTCTTTATACTGAAGAAAATTATGAGGAAAAAACAGTATTAAATCTTGATGAACTAAAAGATTTCTCGGCAAAGACAGGATCCAAATGGGTGATTATCACAGGACTGGCCAATACACAGCTGATAAATGACATCTGCGAATTTTACGGGATGCACCCCCTGACGACTGAAGACATCTTAAATACCCACCAGAGACCTAAGATTGAGTCTTTTGACGACTACATATATATCGTCATCAAAGTTATCCTGCCGATGGAGGATGAAGGCATATATTCGGAGCAGGCAAGCATAATACTCTTCAAAGATACGATAATTACGTTCCTCGAAAATGACGACAGGATATTCGAACCCCTGATACGAAGGCTGACCGCATCGAAAGGCCGGCTGAGAAAAAACGGCAATGATTATCTTTTTTATGCCATCATCGACTCTGTAGTGGATGAATATTTTGAGATATTCGAGATCATAGGCGAAAGGCTGGAAAGGATCGAGGATTCGGTAATAATATCTCCCGAACCGGAGATCCTTGAAGACATTTATTCCGTCAGGAGGGATCTGATCTGGCTCAGAAAATCAATATGGCCGCTGCGTGATGTCGTAGCTCAACTTTCGAGGGGGGAATACTATCTAATAAGCGACAATACCGAAATATTCCTCCGTGACGTCCACGACCACCTATCCCAGATCTCGGAAACACTGGAGACATACAGGGATCTTGCCGCAGGATTATTGGATTTATATCTTTCCGGGGTAAGCAACAGGATGAATGAAGTCATGAAAGTGCTTACGATAATCGCCACGATATTCATTCCGCTCACATTTATCGCAGGGCTCTACGGGATGAACTTCAGTTACATGCCGGAACTTAACCATCCTTATGCTTATCCTGGAGTTCTCCTGATTATGCTGGCAATTGCAGTTGCAATGCTGATATATTTCAGAAAAAAAAGATGGCTCTGA